A portion of the Myripristis murdjan chromosome 13, fMyrMur1.1, whole genome shotgun sequence genome contains these proteins:
- the LOC115370103 gene encoding caspase-1-like yields the protein MADQQLFRARRMLVDRISTPVMANLLDHLLDDRILNERERDCVFEEHLARADRASCLIDMVRRKGARASQELITNLKNFDPFLCNDLFPPVGQAEEAAEEQDPPISPVLILCDENFKTHIQRTDKLAYPVMPKSNRTRVALLINVRNFVNKKWIREGSEKDDAAMAALLTALGYRVVRPETGEPMKYTGEDIDKAVKDFAQLPDLSQTDSVFVVIMSHGIMGAVYGSRGKAVNPNEKDDLFPIDNIFEYLNAKNCPALRDKPKVIIIQACRGGNDGSTAANKRDGAPAPTPGSHRPADTDALEEDDIKVHIEKDFITFLSYTPGNVSWRDPDFGSPFIQYLVEVFNTFSHKDHLEKLFTQVMNRFKQGPTPTKRQMPVKDRCSLSTHFYLFPGL from the exons ATGGCCG ATCAGCAGCTTTTCAGGGCTCGCCGCATGCTTGTGGACAGGATCTCAACCCCTGTTATGGCGAATCTCTTGGATCACCTTTTGGATGATAGAATcttaaatgaaagagagagagactgtgtatTTGAGGAGCACCTGgccagagcagacagagcatcATGCCTCATAGACATGGTGAGGAGGAAAGGGGCCAGGGCCAGTCAAGAGCTGATCACTAACCTGAAGAACTTCGACCCTTTTCTCTGCAATGACCTGTTTCCACCTGTTGGACAAGCTGAAGAGGCAG ctgaAGAGCAGGATCCACCGATATCCCCTGTCCTCATCCTCTGTGATGAAAACTTCAAGACACACATCCAAAGAACTGATAAACTT GCTTACCCTGTGATGCCCAAGTCCAATAGGACGCGTGTGGCCCTGCTAATCAATGTTCGGAATTTTGTCAACAAGAAGTGGATAAGGGAAGGATCTGAGAAAGACGACGCTGCAATGGCGGCTCTGCTCACTGCTCTGGGATACAGAGTGGTGAGACCTGAAACTGGTGAACCCATGAAATACACTGGAGAG gaCATTGACAAGGCTGTGAAGGACTTCGCTCAGCTTCCTGACCTGTCCCAGACAGACAGTGTCTTTGTGGTCATCATGTCTCATGGGATAATGGGGGCCGTCTATGGCAGCCGTGGGAAGGCAGTGAATCCCAATGAAAAAGACGACTTGTTCCCCATTGACAATATCTTTGAGTACTTGAATGCAAAGAACTGTCCTGCACTTCGGGACAAACCAAAGGTCATCATCATCCAGGCCTGCAGAGGAG GAAATGACGGATCTACGGCTGCTAATAAAAGAGATGGTGCTCCTGCACCCACACCAGGCTCACACAGGCCTGCTGATACAGATGCCTTGGAGGAAGATGACATCAAAGTACACATAGAGAAAGACTTCATCACTTTTCTTTCCTACACCCCTG GAAATGTTTCCTGGAGGGATCCAGACTTTGGGTCTCCTTTCATCCAGTACCTTGTTGAGGTATTCAACACCTTTTCCCACAAGGATCACCTTGAGAAACTGTTCACCCAG GTCATGAACCGCTTTAAGCAAGGTCCCACTCCAACCAAAAGACAGATGCCAGTCAAAGACAGATGCAGTTTATCAACGCACTTCTACCTC
- the LOC115370111 gene encoding caspase-1-like, producing the protein MAAQRLFNVRRQFVDGVTAPVIKDLLNDLLADGVLNERERDSVLEERRARADQAECLIDMVRKKGNEASQKLIDHLKTRDSKLHPVLFPSADQEAAAAELQFPNLK; encoded by the exons ATGGCAG ctcAGCGGCTTTTCAATGTCAGGCGTCAGTTTGTGGATGGTGTGACAGCCCCAGTTATAAAGGATCTCCTGAATGACCTTTTAGCCGATGGAGTCTTGAATGAAAGAGAGCGAGACTCTGTGTTGGAGGAGAGGCGTGCCAGAGCAGACCAGGCAGAATGTCTGATAGACATggtgaggaagaaaggaaacGAAGCCAGTCAAAAGCTGATCGATCACCTGAAGACCAGAGACTCTAAACTTCACCCTGTTCTGTTTCCATCCGCTGACCAAGAGGCTG ctgctgcagagctccagttCCCGAACCTCAAATGA